The following are from one region of the Microbacterium paraoxydans genome:
- a CDS encoding Sir2 family NAD-dependent protein deacetylase: protein MSVTNTAEPSAELSHAADLLRGKRIALLTGAGISTDSGIPAYRGEGARTRSDPMTIQTYLGDEAARRRYWVGGHLGWRAFAQAAPNPGHRALAEMESRGVVSGVITQNVDGLHLRAGSSHVIEVHGTMRRVLCLHCGQVFDRRDIAVQIEERNPWITVPENVALAPDGDVLPESTDGFVIPTCTVCEGMLKPDVVFFGEYVPQDRFRAAESLLRSSDALIVAGSSLVVNSGVRLVNRARRRGIPLIIVNREPTRADAWADVTIAAGTSDVLPALQEMLS, encoded by the coding sequence GTGAGCGTGACGAACACCGCCGAGCCGTCGGCCGAGCTCTCCCACGCCGCCGACCTGCTGCGCGGCAAGCGGATCGCCCTCCTCACCGGCGCCGGCATCTCGACCGACTCTGGCATCCCCGCCTACCGTGGCGAGGGGGCGCGCACCCGCAGCGATCCCATGACGATCCAGACCTACCTCGGCGACGAGGCCGCGCGACGTCGCTACTGGGTCGGCGGGCACCTCGGGTGGCGCGCCTTCGCCCAGGCCGCCCCGAATCCCGGCCACCGAGCCCTCGCGGAGATGGAGTCCAGAGGCGTGGTCTCGGGCGTCATCACCCAGAACGTCGACGGCCTGCACCTCCGCGCGGGCAGCTCGCACGTCATCGAGGTGCACGGGACCATGCGCCGCGTGCTCTGCCTGCACTGCGGCCAGGTGTTCGACCGTCGCGACATCGCCGTGCAGATCGAGGAGCGCAATCCCTGGATCACGGTTCCGGAGAACGTGGCGCTGGCCCCGGACGGCGACGTGCTCCCGGAGAGCACCGATGGCTTCGTGATCCCGACCTGCACCGTGTGCGAGGGCATGCTCAAGCCCGACGTGGTGTTCTTCGGAGAGTACGTGCCGCAGGACCGCTTCCGTGCCGCGGAGTCGTTGCTGCGCTCCAGCGATGCGCTCATCGTGGCCGGCTCCTCTCTCGTCGTGAACTCCGGCGTGCGGCTCGTGAACCGTGCGCGTCGGCGTGGCATCCCTCTGATCATCGTCAATCGCGAGCCGACCCGCGCGGACGCCTGGGCGGATGTCACCATCGCCGCCGGCACCAGCGACGTGCTCCCCGCCCTCCAGGAGATGCTCTCGTGA
- a CDS encoding SGNH/GDSL hydrolase family protein, whose protein sequence is MSDQESTRTPYVANETPHPWRRFVAIGDSFTEGIGDPDPAAPGGHRGWADRVAEVLAQQVDDFAYANLAVRGKLIAQIVADQVEPAVALHPDLISICAGGNDVIRPGTDPDAIAAQLEDAVARLSSTGAAVILFTGIDTGFTPVFRPFRGKVAIYNENVRAIAERHDCIVADQWALKVVQDARFFDDDRLHYNALGHHEVARMVLRALNVPNDLEAMQPEPLPLRTWRAARGEDLGWAREHLVPWVLRRLRHQSSGDHIAAKRPEPSPVILPGKE, encoded by the coding sequence ATGAGCGATCAGGAATCGACCAGGACCCCGTACGTCGCGAACGAGACCCCGCACCCCTGGCGCCGGTTCGTCGCGATCGGCGACTCGTTCACCGAGGGCATCGGAGACCCGGACCCGGCGGCCCCCGGGGGTCACCGCGGCTGGGCCGATCGCGTCGCCGAGGTGCTCGCCCAGCAGGTCGACGATTTCGCCTATGCCAACCTCGCCGTCCGAGGGAAGCTCATCGCGCAGATCGTCGCCGATCAGGTGGAGCCCGCCGTCGCGCTGCACCCCGACCTCATCTCGATCTGCGCCGGCGGCAACGACGTCATCCGCCCCGGCACCGACCCGGACGCCATCGCCGCACAGCTCGAGGACGCGGTGGCGCGCCTGTCGTCCACCGGTGCCGCGGTGATCCTCTTCACCGGCATCGACACGGGGTTCACGCCGGTCTTCCGTCCCTTCCGCGGCAAGGTCGCGATCTACAACGAGAACGTCCGCGCGATCGCGGAGCGGCACGACTGCATCGTCGCGGACCAGTGGGCGCTGAAGGTCGTGCAGGACGCCCGCTTCTTCGACGACGACCGCCTCCACTACAACGCGCTCGGCCACCACGAGGTCGCGCGGATGGTGCTCCGCGCCCTCAACGTGCCGAACGACCTCGAGGCCATGCAGCCCGAGCCCCTGCCCCTGCGCACGTGGCGCGCCGCCCGCGGCGAGGACCTCGGCTGGGCGAGGGAGCACCTCGTGCCCTGGGTGCTCCGTCGTCTCCGTCACCAGTCCTCCGGCGACCACATCGCGGCGAAGCGCCCAGAGCCCTCCCCCGTCATCCTCCCCGGCAAGGAGTGA
- a CDS encoding histidine phosphatase family protein yields MTYLTLIRHGQTDWNLARRIQGSTDIPLNETGREDARWAAEKLAGTTHHAVYTSPLVRASETAGIIAERLGLEIAGVVPDIREREFGDGEGMLVPDYISTYGDWHAEVPGAESLHEVGVRAIAALHRIARDARRRSAPQAESVLVVTHGGVIRAVIDHVSGGTLPRDGEVLRNGSAHRFVAAPGYLRLLEETPVL; encoded by the coding sequence GTGACCTATCTCACTCTCATCCGCCACGGTCAGACCGACTGGAACCTCGCCCGCCGCATCCAGGGGTCGACCGACATCCCTCTGAACGAGACGGGGCGCGAGGACGCACGGTGGGCGGCGGAGAAGCTCGCCGGCACGACGCACCATGCCGTCTACACGAGCCCGCTCGTGCGGGCGAGCGAGACCGCCGGCATCATCGCGGAGCGCCTGGGGCTGGAGATCGCGGGCGTGGTCCCCGACATCCGGGAACGGGAGTTCGGCGACGGGGAGGGCATGCTCGTCCCCGACTACATCTCGACCTACGGCGACTGGCACGCCGAGGTCCCGGGGGCGGAGTCGCTGCACGAGGTCGGCGTCCGCGCCATCGCCGCGCTGCACCGAATTGCGCGCGACGCCCGGCGGAGGTCGGCGCCGCAGGCGGAGTCGGTGCTCGTGGTGACCCACGGCGGCGTCATCCGCGCCGTCATCGACCACGTCTCCGGCGGCACGCTCCCCCGGGACGGCGAGGTGCTGCGCAACGGCTCCGCGCACCGGTTCGTCGCGGCACCCGGCTACCTCCGGCTGCTCGAGGAGACGCCCGTCCTCTGA
- a CDS encoding acyl-CoA dehydrogenase family protein, with product MHDLTEEERELAAMVREFADTVVAPQSYEADRTHTLSMEVVRQMGELGLFGLPFPEEYGGQGGDYMALGLAIEALGRVDQSIAITLEAGVSLGAMPVFRFGTEEQKRELLPDLLAGRALAGFGLTEPEAGSDAGATRTTARLDGDEWVIDGSKQFITNSGTPITRFVTVTAVTGQSEGRKEISTIIVPNGTPGFTVEPPYDKVGWNASDTHPLTFDGARVPADNLLGERGSGFRNFLSILDEGRIAIAALSTGAAEGCLEAAVEYAKSRTIFGSALSTRQNAQFTLARMRARVHTARLAWHHAARLRDAGEAFAEQAAIAKLVAGEAAMDNARDATQIFGGNGFMNEFPVARHYRDSKILEIGEGTTEVQLLVIARALGLAR from the coding sequence ATGCACGATCTCACCGAGGAGGAGCGCGAGCTCGCCGCGATGGTACGCGAGTTCGCGGACACGGTCGTCGCGCCGCAGTCGTACGAGGCGGATCGCACGCACACGCTCTCCATGGAGGTCGTGCGGCAGATGGGAGAGCTCGGCCTCTTCGGACTGCCTTTCCCCGAGGAGTACGGCGGGCAGGGCGGCGACTACATGGCGCTGGGCCTCGCGATCGAAGCCCTGGGGCGCGTCGATCAGTCGATCGCGATCACCCTGGAGGCGGGGGTGAGCCTCGGAGCCATGCCCGTCTTCCGCTTCGGCACCGAGGAGCAGAAGCGCGAGCTGCTGCCGGATCTCCTCGCCGGACGCGCCCTGGCCGGGTTCGGGCTCACCGAGCCCGAGGCGGGAAGCGATGCGGGGGCGACGCGGACGACGGCGCGGCTCGACGGCGACGAGTGGGTGATCGACGGCTCCAAGCAGTTCATCACCAACTCGGGCACTCCGATCACCCGGTTCGTGACGGTCACCGCGGTCACCGGCCAGAGCGAGGGGCGCAAGGAGATCTCGACGATCATCGTCCCGAACGGAACTCCGGGATTCACCGTCGAACCGCCCTACGACAAGGTGGGGTGGAACGCGTCGGACACCCATCCGCTGACGTTCGACGGAGCGCGGGTGCCGGCGGACAATCTCCTCGGCGAGCGGGGGAGCGGGTTCCGCAACTTCCTCAGCATCCTGGACGAGGGCCGCATCGCGATCGCCGCTCTGTCGACCGGCGCCGCGGAGGGGTGCCTGGAGGCGGCGGTCGAGTACGCCAAGAGCCGCACCATCTTCGGCAGCGCCCTCAGCACGCGGCAGAACGCCCAGTTCACGCTGGCACGGATGCGGGCGCGCGTGCACACCGCGCGGCTCGCCTGGCACCACGCCGCACGCCTCCGTGACGCCGGAGAGGCGTTCGCCGAGCAGGCGGCGATCGCGAAGCTCGTCGCGGGCGAGGCCGCGATGGACAACGCCCGTGACGCGACGCAGATCTTCGGCGGCAACGGGTTCATGAACGAGTTCCCGGTGGCGCGCCACTACCGCGACTCCAAGATCCTCGAGATCGGCGAGGGGACCACGGAGGTCCAGCTCCTCGTGATCGCCAGGGCGCTCGGGCTCGCCCGGTAG
- a CDS encoding MaoC family dehydratase, with the protein MTMREIVQRGLYYEEFETDVRYVHRPGRTATEADNVLFTTLTMNAQALHLDAAFADAQGPFHARLMNSMWTLSTMVGSSVAQLTQGTLVAQLGLGDIAFPHPLFAGDTLTTESVVVDKRLSSSRPGQGIVQLAHTGRNQDGTVVATAVRTVLVRCRPEEDAA; encoded by the coding sequence ATGACCATGCGCGAGATCGTGCAGCGCGGCCTGTACTACGAGGAGTTCGAGACCGACGTCCGGTACGTGCACCGCCCCGGTCGCACGGCTACGGAAGCGGACAACGTCCTCTTCACGACGCTGACGATGAACGCCCAGGCGCTGCATCTGGACGCCGCGTTCGCTGATGCCCAGGGGCCCTTCCACGCGCGCCTCATGAACTCCATGTGGACGCTGTCGACGATGGTGGGCTCCTCCGTCGCCCAGCTGACACAGGGGACGCTGGTGGCGCAGCTCGGCCTCGGCGACATCGCCTTCCCGCATCCGCTGTTCGCCGGGGACACGCTCACGACCGAGAGCGTCGTCGTCGACAAGCGGCTCTCGTCGTCCCGCCCCGGTCAGGGCATCGTGCAGCTCGCGCACACCGGACGCAATCAGGACGGCACCGTGGTCGCGACCGCCGTCCGCACGGTGCTGGTGCGCTGCCGGCCGGAGGAGGACGCCGCATGA
- a CDS encoding TrmH family RNA methyltransferase, whose protein sequence is MDLEHVTDIDDPRLDDYRGLTDTALRAVREPAEGLYIAETAKVIERALAAGHEPRSVLVSARRVDEVRRILGERAVPVLVVPDEVAEQVTGYQVHRGALAAMHRPALAPVADVVRDARLVLVLEDLGDHTNVGAAFRAAAGLGADAVLVSARCADPLYRRSVRVSMGTVFQVPWTRIDEWSSAVSDLREQGFDIAALALSDTAVDLRLYAAQRPAKVALLFGAEGDGLTRTALDSADTVVTIPMAGGVDSLNVASAAAVALWALAPVE, encoded by the coding sequence GTGGACCTCGAGCATGTGACCGACATCGACGACCCGCGGCTGGACGACTACCGCGGCCTCACCGACACCGCCCTCCGCGCCGTCCGCGAGCCCGCGGAGGGACTCTACATCGCCGAGACCGCCAAGGTGATCGAGCGTGCGCTGGCCGCCGGGCACGAACCCCGATCGGTGCTGGTCTCGGCCCGGCGCGTCGACGAGGTACGGCGCATCCTGGGGGAGCGCGCCGTTCCGGTGCTCGTGGTCCCGGACGAGGTCGCGGAACAGGTCACCGGCTATCAGGTGCACCGAGGGGCCCTCGCCGCGATGCACCGCCCGGCTCTGGCGCCGGTCGCGGACGTGGTGCGCGACGCACGGCTGGTGCTGGTCCTGGAGGACCTCGGCGATCACACCAACGTCGGTGCGGCCTTCCGTGCCGCCGCCGGGTTGGGGGCGGATGCGGTGCTGGTGTCGGCGCGCTGCGCCGACCCGCTCTACCGTCGCAGCGTCCGGGTGAGCATGGGCACGGTGTTCCAGGTGCCCTGGACCCGGATCGACGAGTGGTCCTCGGCGGTCTCGGATCTTCGTGAGCAGGGCTTCGACATCGCCGCCCTCGCACTCAGCGACACAGCCGTGGATCTCCGGCTGTATGCGGCACAGCGGCCCGCGAAGGTGGCGCTGCTCTTCGGCGCGGAGGGAGACGGTCTCACGCGGACCGCCCTCGACAGTGCGGACACGGTGGTGACGATCCCGATGGCCGGCGGCGTGGATTCGCTCAATGTCGCCTCGGCCGCCGCCGTCGCGCTGTGGGCACTCGCTCCCGTGGAGTGA
- a CDS encoding carboxyl transferase domain-containing protein: MPATQEALAQQLRDRLAAAAQGGPSASRERHVARGKLLPRDRVARLLDEDSPFLEVAPLAADGLYGGEAPGAGVIAGIGLVHGRHVMVVCNDATVKGGTYYPLTVKKHLRAQEIALENRLPCLYLVDSGGAFLPRQDEVFPDRDHFGRIFFNQARLSAQGIPQLAAVLGSCTAGGAYVPAMSDETVIVRGQGTIFLGGPPLVKAAIGEVVTAEELGGGELHARRSGVVDHLADDDEHALEILRDIVATLPPPLAPAWDVGESRAPAEAGSLYDVVPVDVNASYDVREVIARLVDGDTFHEFKAEYGTTLVTGFARLHGHPVGIVANNGVLFSESALKGAHFIELCDQRGIPLLFLQNITGFMVGSDAEAGGIAKDGAKMVTAVATTRVPKLTVIIGGSFGAGNYSMCGRAYSPRFLWTWPASRISVMGGAQAASVLATVKDDQLSARGESWTAEERAAFEEPIRAQYEEQGEPYYATARLWDDGIVDPEQTRDLLGLALDVVARSPLPEPRFGVFRM, from the coding sequence ATGCCGGCAACCCAGGAAGCGCTCGCCCAGCAGCTCCGCGACCGTCTCGCCGCGGCAGCGCAGGGCGGGCCGTCCGCCTCCCGTGAGCGCCACGTCGCCCGCGGCAAGCTGCTGCCGCGCGACAGGGTGGCGCGCCTCCTCGATGAGGACAGTCCGTTCCTCGAGGTCGCGCCGCTCGCGGCCGACGGCCTGTACGGCGGCGAGGCACCCGGGGCCGGTGTCATCGCGGGTATCGGCCTGGTCCACGGCCGGCACGTGATGGTGGTCTGCAACGACGCCACCGTGAAGGGCGGGACCTACTATCCGCTCACCGTGAAGAAGCATCTGCGGGCGCAGGAGATCGCCCTCGAGAACCGCTTGCCCTGCCTCTACCTCGTGGACTCGGGTGGCGCCTTCCTTCCTCGCCAGGATGAGGTGTTCCCGGATCGGGATCACTTCGGACGGATCTTCTTCAACCAGGCGCGGCTGTCCGCGCAGGGCATCCCGCAGCTCGCGGCGGTCCTCGGCTCGTGCACGGCCGGAGGCGCCTACGTTCCGGCGATGAGCGACGAGACCGTCATCGTCCGTGGACAGGGCACGATCTTCCTGGGCGGGCCGCCGCTGGTGAAGGCGGCGATCGGCGAGGTGGTCACGGCGGAGGAGCTCGGGGGAGGGGAGCTGCACGCCCGTCGCAGCGGCGTCGTGGATCACCTGGCCGACGACGACGAGCACGCCCTGGAGATCCTCCGCGACATCGTCGCCACGCTGCCGCCGCCGCTCGCCCCGGCCTGGGACGTCGGGGAGAGTCGTGCCCCGGCGGAGGCCGGCTCCCTGTATGACGTCGTTCCGGTGGACGTCAACGCCTCCTACGACGTGCGCGAGGTCATCGCGCGCCTCGTCGACGGCGACACCTTCCACGAGTTCAAGGCCGAATACGGCACCACCCTGGTGACGGGCTTCGCGCGGCTGCACGGCCACCCCGTCGGCATCGTCGCGAACAACGGCGTCCTGTTCAGCGAGTCGGCGCTCAAGGGTGCGCATTTCATCGAGCTCTGCGATCAGCGCGGCATCCCGCTGCTCTTCCTGCAGAACATCACCGGCTTCATGGTCGGGTCTGACGCGGAAGCCGGTGGCATCGCGAAGGACGGGGCGAAGATGGTCACGGCCGTCGCGACCACCCGCGTCCCGAAGCTGACCGTCATCATCGGCGGCTCCTTCGGAGCGGGCAACTACTCGATGTGCGGACGTGCGTACTCTCCGCGGTTCCTGTGGACCTGGCCGGCGAGTCGGATCTCGGTCATGGGCGGAGCACAGGCCGCCTCGGTGCTCGCCACCGTGAAGGACGACCAGCTGTCGGCGCGCGGCGAGTCGTGGACCGCGGAGGAGCGGGCGGCGTTCGAGGAGCCGATCCGGGCGCAGTACGAGGAACAGGGCGAGCCGTACTACGCGACCGCGCGGCTGTGGGACGACGGCATCGTCGACCCGGAGCAGACCCGCGACCTCCTGGGCCTCGCTCTGGACGTCGTCGCCCGCAGCCCCCTGCCCGAGCCGCGCTTCGGCGTCTTCCGGATGTGA
- a CDS encoding HpcH/HpaI aldolase/citrate lyase family protein, whose product MTFDLGPALLFCPADRPERFAKAQERADAVILDLEDAVLPEAKSEARENIVAADLDPARVIVRVNAPDSAAFADDLEALARSPFRTVMVAKTESAESLDAFDADYSLLALCETARGIHGAPEIAAHPAVAGLMWGAEDLVASLGGTSSCNAEGRYRDIARYARSRVLLEAGAHGKAAIDAVHVDIGDTAGLEREAEDAAASGFRATACIHPSQVAVIRAAYAPDAETVAWAREVLAAAAQERGVFRFQGRMVDEPVLRHARAVVSRAG is encoded by the coding sequence ATGACCTTCGACCTCGGCCCTGCCCTGCTGTTCTGCCCGGCGGACCGCCCGGAGCGCTTCGCGAAGGCCCAGGAACGGGCGGATGCCGTGATCCTCGACCTGGAGGACGCCGTGCTGCCGGAGGCGAAGAGCGAGGCCCGCGAGAACATCGTCGCCGCGGACCTCGACCCCGCGCGCGTCATCGTGCGGGTGAACGCTCCGGACTCCGCGGCCTTCGCGGACGACCTCGAGGCGTTGGCTCGCTCGCCGTTCCGGACCGTTATGGTGGCGAAGACGGAGAGCGCGGAGAGCCTGGACGCCTTCGACGCGGACTACTCGCTCCTCGCGCTGTGCGAGACGGCGCGCGGGATCCATGGGGCGCCCGAGATCGCCGCGCACCCGGCGGTCGCCGGACTGATGTGGGGCGCGGAGGATCTGGTGGCCTCCCTCGGCGGCACCTCGTCCTGCAACGCGGAGGGTCGCTACCGTGACATCGCGCGCTACGCCCGTTCCCGGGTGCTCCTGGAGGCCGGTGCGCACGGCAAGGCGGCGATCGACGCGGTGCACGTCGACATCGGCGACACCGCGGGGCTCGAGCGGGAGGCGGAGGATGCGGCGGCGTCCGGGTTCCGGGCGACGGCATGCATCCATCCGAGTCAGGTCGCGGTGATCCGGGCGGCGTATGCCCCGGACGCCGAGACCGTGGCATGGGCGCGCGAGGTCCTCGCCGCTGCGGCGCAGGAACGCGGTGTGTTCCGCTTCCAGGGGCGCATGGTGGACGAGCCCGTCCTGCGCCACGCGCGCGCCGTGGTCTCCCGCGCCGGCTGA
- a CDS encoding acetyl/propionyl/methylcrotonyl-CoA carboxylase subunit alpha, with amino-acid sequence MSHSPSLSFSSVLVANRGEIARRIIRTLRDLGIRSIAVYSDADADAPHVREADAAAGIGPAPAAESYLDIDAVIAAARASGAEAVHPGYGFLSESVGLAEACAESGIVFIGPTVEALQIMGDKARAREHVSRSGVPVVPGFDARGLSDAEIREEAEAVGFPLLVKPSAGGGGKGMEVVADSTGLASALSSARRVAASAFGDDALILERLIRRPRHIEVQVFGDVHGTVVALGERECTLQRRHQKVIEEAPSAGIPSATRDRLLAAAVRAAESVAYVGAGTVEFLVDADAPEDVFFIEMNTRLQVEHPVTEEVTGLDLVALQLRMADGQPLDLEPRTTGHAVEARVYAESPERGFLPSTGTVVLFEAPPGVRVDAAVESGSVVGGFYDPMIAKVIAWAEDRETALQRLDDALARTVVLGVETNIAFLRRLLQDRRVREGDLDTGLIETLLPLAPTPPSAAQLAAAAGVVQNRPEAVTAREGAGPLWQSLPGWRLGAAPHAPEPVTLLTDDDEIVRATPPLMRSDRVHAARDAEGAIWVSEEGRTLRLRPLDRRGRMRRRLAAAGREARATEPEARAPMPGGVVAVHVEDGAAVRAGAPLVAIEAMKMEHPVLAPHDGVVRLLVAVGDQVRRDQPVARVTMTEEDR; translated from the coding sequence ATGTCGCACTCGCCTTCCCTCTCGTTCTCCTCGGTCCTCGTCGCGAACCGCGGGGAGATCGCGCGCCGGATCATCCGGACCCTCCGCGACCTCGGCATCCGCAGCATCGCGGTCTACAGCGATGCGGACGCGGATGCCCCGCACGTCCGCGAGGCGGATGCCGCCGCGGGCATCGGTCCCGCGCCGGCCGCGGAGTCGTACCTCGACATCGATGCCGTCATCGCGGCGGCTCGTGCCTCCGGAGCGGAGGCCGTCCATCCCGGCTACGGATTCCTCTCCGAGAGCGTCGGGCTCGCGGAGGCGTGTGCGGAGAGCGGCATCGTCTTCATCGGCCCCACCGTCGAGGCCCTGCAGATCATGGGCGACAAGGCGCGAGCCCGTGAGCACGTGAGCCGCAGCGGCGTGCCCGTGGTGCCGGGCTTCGACGCGCGCGGGCTGTCCGACGCGGAGATCCGTGAGGAGGCGGAGGCGGTCGGATTCCCCCTCCTCGTGAAGCCGAGCGCCGGCGGGGGCGGGAAGGGCATGGAGGTCGTCGCCGACAGCACGGGTCTGGCGAGCGCGCTCAGCTCCGCCCGACGGGTCGCGGCATCCGCCTTCGGCGACGACGCGCTCATCCTGGAGCGTCTCATCCGCCGACCGCGACACATCGAGGTGCAGGTGTTCGGCGACGTCCACGGCACCGTCGTGGCGCTCGGCGAGCGCGAGTGCACGCTCCAGCGGCGTCATCAGAAGGTGATCGAGGAGGCGCCGTCCGCCGGGATCCCGTCCGCGACCCGCGACCGGCTGCTCGCAGCGGCGGTGCGGGCAGCGGAGAGCGTCGCCTACGTCGGGGCCGGCACCGTGGAGTTCCTCGTCGACGCGGACGCCCCGGAAGACGTCTTCTTCATCGAGATGAACACCCGGCTGCAGGTGGAGCATCCGGTGACCGAGGAGGTCACCGGACTCGACCTCGTCGCGCTGCAGCTGCGCATGGCCGATGGACAGCCGCTCGACCTCGAGCCCCGCACGACCGGTCATGCCGTGGAGGCGCGGGTGTACGCCGAGTCGCCGGAACGCGGGTTCCTCCCCTCGACGGGGACCGTGGTGCTCTTCGAGGCGCCTCCGGGCGTCCGGGTGGATGCGGCCGTCGAGTCCGGGAGCGTGGTGGGCGGGTTCTACGACCCGATGATCGCGAAGGTCATCGCGTGGGCGGAAGACAGGGAGACGGCGCTGCAGCGCCTGGACGACGCTCTCGCGCGCACCGTGGTGCTCGGCGTGGAGACCAACATCGCGTTCCTGCGCCGGCTCCTCCAGGATCGCCGTGTGCGCGAGGGAGACCTCGACACCGGCCTCATCGAGACCCTGCTCCCGCTCGCACCGACGCCCCCGTCCGCGGCGCAGCTCGCGGCGGCCGCCGGCGTGGTGCAGAACCGCCCCGAGGCGGTCACCGCGCGGGAGGGAGCCGGCCCGCTGTGGCAGAGCCTCCCGGGATGGCGTCTCGGGGCCGCGCCGCACGCCCCCGAACCCGTCACCCTGCTCACCGACGACGACGAGATCGTGCGCGCGACGCCGCCCCTGATGCGCTCCGACCGGGTGCACGCGGCCCGCGACGCCGAGGGCGCGATATGGGTCAGCGAGGAAGGACGGACGCTCCGGCTGCGTCCCCTGGACCGCCGCGGCCGGATGCGCAGGCGCCTCGCCGCCGCGGGACGCGAGGCCAGGGCCACGGAGCCAGAGGCGCGCGCGCCCATGCCCGGCGGCGTCGTGGCCGTTCACGTCGAGGACGGGGCGGCGGTCCGGGCGGGAGCGCCTCTCGTCGCGATCGAGGCGATGAAGATGGAGCACCCCGTGCTCGCGCCGCACGACGGCGTGGTGCGGCTGCTGGTCGCGGTCGGCGACCAGGTGCGGCGCGACCAACCGGTCGCCCGCGTGACGATGACGGAGGAGGACCGATGA